Part of the Micromonospora rhizosphaerae genome is shown below.
GGCCCTCGGCGAGCGCGACCCGACGCAGGCTGATCTGTCCGACGACGTTCCGCGCGTCGAGCACGGCCCACCCGGCGCCGGTCTCCCCGCGCCACCGGTCCGGCCAGGCGGCTATCCAGTCGTGGGCCTCGTCGTCGGTCATCGATCGGCAGTGCCAGCGTTGGATGGCGGGATCGGCGTACGCCGCCACGACGGCCGGGCGGTCCGACGGCTGCCAGGGCCGCAGCAGCAGGCCCTCCGCGTGGATCTCGGGCTGCGTCAGCGCCGCCATCGTGCCGGGCGGCACGGCGGGGGTGGCAAGAAACGGCACCTGCCGACTGTAGGAAGTCGCGCCGCGGGCAGGCGAACGAAGGCCGGCGTCGGCGGTGACGGACGGTCAGGGGCGCTTGGCGGAGGCGGCCGGCCGGGTGCGCTCGGGGTCGACGCCGACGAGTTGAGCGAACGCGGGCTCGACGGCCAGCAACGGGCGCGGCCCGAACAACGCCATCGCGGTGAGCAGCTCGTCCGTGCCGTGCTCGCTCCATGCCGGTCGGTGTTCCGGCGCCAGCTCGGCGTGTTCCCGTCGGAGCCGGCGCAGCAGGCGGCGGGCGGCCGCCCCGGTCTCGGGCACCTCGCACAGCCACCAGCCGGTCAGCAGGGTCGCCACACAGGCGAGCAGGAGGCCGACCACGGAGGCGGGACCACCGGCTTCGCGCCCCTCGACGGCGCTCTCCAGGAGCCGGGTCAGTCCGACGACGGCCACGCCGAACAGCGGCAGGGTGCCGAGCGCGATGCGTCGTCGCTGGGCCGGGGTCAGCAACCAGCCGTCGCGGACGAGCCCGCCGACCAGCCGCCGCAGCGCCCGGGCCACCCCGGGGTCGGCGAGCAGGGCGGCCCAGGTCTGCGGCTGCCTCAGTGCGGCGTGCAGGGCTCGCACCAGCGGGGTCGACCGGGCCGGGGGTGGGGCGTCCACCGACAGCGTCGACAGCTCGCCCACGTGCACCGCTCCGGCGCGGCGGAGCGCGGCCAGGCCCACCTGGCAGGCCAGGAGCGCCCGGTCGCGGAGGTAGGCCAGCTCCACCGTCGTCAGGGGCGCGCCCCGGGTACGCCAGCCGGTCAGCGACCTGATCGACAGGGCGACGGCCAGCGCCCCGGCGACCGCCGTCACGTAGTCGACCAGGAAGAGCGGACCGCTGACACCCCAGAGCATGGCGACAAGTATGAAACGCGCCCCGGCCGGCCCACCGCGCTGTCCGAAGAGATCTGGATCACCGGCTTCTGAACGCGTTCACCCTGGCCTGACCTCCCGGTAGCTGGCCAGCTTGTCGATCCGCTCGGCGTTGCGCATCGGGTCCTCCAGGTAGGCGCGGTTCGCGGCACGCAGCGCGTCCGGCAGCACCCGCGCCGCGCCACCGCCGGAAAGCGGGTCGCCGGCGATCAAGCGTCCGGCTATCGTGCCGCGAATGCGGATCCGTGAATTCACCGAGGCCGACTGGGACCAGGTCTGGCCGATCGTCGAGGACGTCATCACCGCTCAGGAGACCTTCCCGTACGACCCGGCCTGGACCTCGGAAGTGGCTCACGACGTCTGGGTGGAGCGGGCACCCGGCCACACGGTGGTGGCCGAGGAGGACGGGAAGGTCCTCGGCACCGCGAAGATGGGCACCAACCGGCCGGGGCCGGGCTCGCATGTCGCCACAGCCAGCTTCATGGTGGCCGCCCACGCCCGGGGCCGTGGCGTGGGCCGGGCCCTGGCGGAGTACGCGCTGGACTGGGCCAGCCGGCAGGGCTACGCGGCGATGCAGTTCAACGCGGTGGTGGAGAGCAACGAGGGGGCGGTGGAGCTGTACCGGCGGCTCGGCTTCGCGGTGATCGGTACGGTGCCGGAGGCCTTCGCGCATCCCACGCTCGGCCGGGTGGGCCTGCACGTCATGCACCGTCGGCTGTGACCGGTTGCCGACGAGAGTGAGGATGGGCCGATGAGAGATGAGCCGACGGACCTGGCGACCGCGCTGGCGGGCTTCGACCAGCTGTGGAGCCCGCGGATCGTGACCCGGGTCAACGACTACGACGTGCGGATCGCCAAGGTGGCCGGGGAGCACGTCTGGCACGCCCACGACCACACCGACGAGTTCTTCCTGGTGCTCGACGGGGAGCTGAACATCGCGTTGCGTGACGGCGCCGACGCAACCGTTCGCGAGGTGGTGCTGCCGCGCGGCGCGGTTTTCGTGGTGCCGCGCGGGGTCGAGCACCGGCCGTCCGCCCCGCAGGGCGCGTCGATCCTGATGTTCGAGCCGTCGGGCACGTCCAGCGTCGGGGACCGGCACGAGGCCGTTCCCGACCACGTGGACGCCACCACCGGGCACGCGCTGTGACCACGCGGTCAGCGCCCCGCCGGTACCGTCTCCGCGGGTGCGGGCGGGGCGCTGACCGGCCAGCCCAGCCGGCGTACGGCGGGAACGGCGGCGGTGCCGGCGCAGGCCAGGGCGACCAGCGCGGCGGCCACGGCCAGGGGGACGGGTGGTCCCCAGGCCCGGGAGGCGAGCGGGGCGAGGGCGTACCCGATCGGCATCGCGCCCAGCGATACCAGCCAGTCGTACGAGGTCACCCGGGCCAGTACCTGCGGCGGGAACTGGCCCTGCACCAGGGTCTCCCAGACCGGGTTGAGGAAGCCCAGCGCGGTCAGCGCGATGCAGTAGGCGGTGATGACGGCCGGGGCGGGCGCGGCGACGGCGAGCAGGAGCAGCGGCGCCGCGTACGTGGCCAGCCCGAGGTTGGCCACCAGCACCGGCCGGCGGGGCCGGACCCGGGCGGCCAGCAGGGACCCGGCGAGCATGCCGACGGCGCCGCCCTGTTGCAGCAGCACCCAGACCCCCTCGCCGCCGAGCCGGTCCACCGCGACCACCGGGCCGAGGGTCAGCAGCACGGCGGCTGCGCCGTTCCACACGCCGTGCGCGAGCAGGCTGCTCCAGAACCAGTCGCGGGAGCGGACCTCCCGCCAGCCGAGCACCAGGTCGGTGCGGATGGACCGGCGCGGCACCGGTACGTGCCGCACCCGGATGACCGACAGCAGCAGGGCGCTGAGGGCGAACGAAAGCGCGTCGAGGACGAACGCCCAGCCGGGGCCGGCGGTCCAGATCAGCAGGCCGGCCAGGGCCGGGCCGGCCAGCCGGCTGGCGTTGGCGGTGACGCCCATCAGGGCGTTGGCGCGCTGCCGCCCGGCGGCCTCGACGGTGCCGGCGACCAGCGGCGAGGCGGTGGGCATGGCGAAGGCCGAGGCGACGCCGCCGACGGCCGAGGCCGCCGCGATGTGGGTGAGCGCGGGTGCGCCGCCGAGCAGTTCGGCACCGACGACCAGTTGCGCGGCGCAGCGCACCAGGTCGGTGCCGATCGCGACCCGCCGGGCGTCGAAGCGGTCGGCGACCACGCCGCCGAGGGGCAGTAGGAGCAGCCGGGGGACCATCGCGCAGCCGAGCACGATGGCCAGCGCGGCGGTGGAGCCGGTGGCGCGGAGAACGGCCAGGGCCAGCGCGGTGGGCACCACCGCGTCGCCGACGGCGGAGACGGTACGGCCGAGGAAGAGCAGGCGGAACGAGCGGAGCCGGAGCGGATGCGTCACGCCGACAAACTACTTTGATGTCGAACCTTTTGACAACGAATATTTCGAAGTTGACGTACGGTGGTCGGGTGAGCGACCGCGACCGCATCGACCGCCACGTCGAACGCTGGCTGCCCGTCCTGCCCGACCTGGACCCGGACGTCGAGGGCCCGGTGACCCGGATGTCGTTCCTCACCCGGCAGCTGCGTGCCGTCAAGGAGCGGGCGCTGGCGGACCTCGACCTGCAGGCACACGAGTTCGGGACCCTGCACGCCCTGGCCGGTCGACGCGGTCGCGCCGCACCGTCGGCACTGGCCGCCGACCTCGGCATGGCCCCCGCCTCGATCACCGCCCGGGTGGACGCGCTGCTGCGGCGGGGCTTCGTCCATCGGATTCCGTCCAGCGCGGACCGGCGCCGGGTCGACGTGGAGCTGACCGACGCCGGCCGGGCCGCCTGGCTGCGCGCGATGGACGTCGTGGGCGACGAGGAGCGCCGCCTGCTCGGCGCGCTCGACCCGGACGAGCGGCGGCTGCTGTCCGACCTGCTGCGCCGCATCGTCCTGGTCGCCGAGCGGCCCACCGGCTGAGCGGCAGCCCGGCTGCACGGCGCACCGGCCGAGCGTCAGCCCGGAAAAACCTCGCCGGGACCGCAGCCGGGCTGGCAGGCTGCCGCCATGACCGCACAGACTCTCGCGGGCGCGCTCGCCGACGACCGGCGCCGCCTGGTCTTCGCCGCGATCGTGCTCGGCGACCGTGATGCCGCCGGCGTCGCCGCGCGTACCGGACTGTCCGCCCGCGACGTTGCCACCGCCGTCCGTCGACTGGTCGACGCGGAGATCCTGGCCGACGACGGGGCGGGCTTGCGGGTCGACGGGGAACGGCTGCGGGACCTGGCCCGGGCGGGCGGTCCGCCGTCGCCACTACCCGCGGAGAGCCCGCCGGCGGCGATCCTGCGGACGTTTCTCCGCGACGGGGTCCTGGTCCGGCTGCCCGCCCAGCGTGGACGCCGACGGGTGCTGCTCGAACACATCGCCGAGCGGTCGTTCGAGCCGGGCGTACGGTATCCGGAGCGCGCGGTCGACGCGGCGCTGCGCGCCTGGTGCGAGGGCGGCGAGGCGGATCACGTGTCGCTGCGGCGCTACCTGGTCGACGATGCGCTGCTGGCCCGCGAACACGGCGTCTACTGGCGTCCGGCGCAGCCCTGACGGCCGGAAATGCCGTTGACGGCCCGGTGAGGATCGGACGGTGACAATGACTGCCACCTGGACGACGATCCCCGCCCGCCCCGACACCCCCGAGGCGGCCACTCTGGTGTCGGAGTACATGGAGGAGATGGTTCGCGCCTACCACCGGCGCCCGGTTCGCCCGGGCTAGGTGACACCAGGTCGTCACTCTGGAACTCGGCCAGCGCTCACGCGGGCGGCCGGTCGACCGGCGCGGGATACAGTCCGGCCAGCGCGTGCGCGGTTGCGGTGAACCGGTCCCGCAGCTCCGCCGGGGCGAGCACTTCCACCTCGGCGCCGAGCTTGAGCAGCTCGACGTGCCCCTGCTTGACCGATTCGATCGGCACCCTGGTGTGCACCCAGCCGTGCTCGTCGGGCTCACCGGCCGCGGCCCGGGCCGCCCGGCTCATCGCCGGCGGGAAGACGTACGTCATGAACTCCAGCGCCGCCACGGTCATCCGCACCCGGGCCTCGTCGCGGTAGACGCCCCGCTCGTAGCGGTCGGTCCACTCCCGCCAGTACGCGGCCAGATCGAAGTCGCCCGGCCGGTCGAACCGCTCGTCCCGCACCACCAGATCGAGCACCTCCGCGACCCGGTACGTGCGCAGCTGGTCGCCGGAGCGGGCCACCAGGTACCACCGGCCGGCCTTGAGCACCACGGCCAGCGGGGCGAGCAGGCGGGTCACCTCGCGCGGCGTCTTCCAGCGCCGGTAGCGCAGCTCGACCATCCGGTCCTCCCAGACCGCCCGGGCCAGCGCGGCCAGGTGCGGGGTCGGCTCCGGGTCCCGGAACCACCCCGGGGCGTCCAGGTGGAACCGCTGCCGCATCCGGCCACCCCGGTCGGCCAACTCGTCGGGGAGCGCGGCGAGCAGCTTCAGCTCCGCCGCGGCCAGCACCGGGCCGAGCCCGAGCTCGGCGGCAGGGCCGGGCATGCCGGCCAGGAAAAGCGCCTCCGCCTCCGAGGCGGTCATCCCGGTCAGCCGGGTCCGATAGCCCTCCAGCAGCCGGTATCCGCCGGCCGGGCCGCGGTCGGCGTACACCGGCACCCCGGCGGCGCCGAGTGACTCGACGTCCCGGTAGACGGTGCGGACCGACACCTCCAGGGCGTCGGCGAGTTCCTGGGCGGTCATCCGCCTCCGGGTCTGCAGGAGCAGCAGCAAGGAGACCAGCCGGCTGGCGCGCACCCGCCGACGGTAACGCCGCGCCCGACCGGCGCCGACACCGGGAAGGAGACTCACTCGCCGCCGCCGTCCACCGGCTGACAGATTCGGCCATGACACGCGGTCGCATCCGGCGGGAGGCCGCTTCGGCGCGGAGGGCACGATCGCCGAGGAGATTGCCGGCGTCCTCGCCTGCACCGGGCGACAAGCCTAGTCTTGCGCCGGGCGCTCGGCGAAGACTTCAGTTGCGACCTGGTAGCCGTCGAACGCGCGAGCCACGCCGGCATAGGCCGCGATCTGGATGAAGACCTCGACGATCTCCTCTTTCCTGGCTCCGCTGTTGAGGGCGATGCGGACCTGGCCACGCAGGGGCTCAAGAACGCCGAGCGTGGCCGCGATCGTCACGGACACGAGCGCCCGCGTCCGGGTGTCGAGGTGCTCCGTGCGCGGCCAGGCGTCGCCGAACGCGTGCATGGTCGCGATGCGCTTGAAGTCGTCCCCGTTGACCGGTTCGCCCGGTGCCGGGCCGAGGAAACGTTCCAGCCGGAAGCCCAGCAGAGTCTCGGCCGTGTCGAGCGCAGCCGCGTATCCGGCGTCCGACGTTGCGGGGGTGCCGTCACTCCTGGTCATGATGTCCTTTCTTCTTTCGGCCCCGTGGTTCCGAATCCAAGACAGCGTCGTGAGCGAAAGCCGCAATCCAATCGCACCACGGGTGGGATACCTAAATCCCTCCGTTTCCGCACGTTGCTGTCAGGAACGTCAGTTCCGCATTCCGGTCGGTTGACGGCGGAGGCGGCCTGACCGGAGTGCTGTCGGATACCCGTCGGGCGCGCCTCGTCGCGATTCGCGGCCGGGGCTGAGAACCTTTCTCACATGCTGCGTTCCGACGTCCCGGTGCTGCCCCGCACGTCGGCCCGACCCGCCCTGCCTGGCGGGCCGGCCAACTTCACCGAGGCGTGGCTGCGCAACCGGCGGCTGTCCGAGCACACCCGCGACGCGTACCGGCGGGACATCGCGGGCTGGCTGAGCTGGTGCGCCGGGCGGGGGCTGGACCCGCTGCGGGCGAACTTCCTCGACGTCAACGCCTACGGCCGGGCGTTGGAGTCCACTCTCGGCGTCCGCAGCGGACGGCCGCTCACCCCGGCCACCGTCGCGCGCCGGCTCTCCGCCCTGTCCAGCTGGTACGACTTCCTGGTCAAACTGCGCGCGGTCGACGCCAACCCGGTCTCCGGTGCCGACCGGCCTCGGATCGACCGGGACCACTCCGCCACCATCGGCCTCACCCCCGAGGAGGTCGACGCCCTGCTCGCGGCCGCCGAGGCGGAAGCCGGCCCGACCGCCGCGCGCAACCGCGCCGCCATCGCCCTCCTGGCCGACCTGGGCCTGCGGGTGGGCGAGCTGGTCTCACTCAACCTCGACGACCTCGGCGCGGAGCGGGGGCACCGCAGCGTGCGCTTCGTCGGCAAGGGCGGCAAGGTGCGCCGGCGGGCGTTGACCCCGGGCACCGCGTACGCGGTGGACGCCTACCTGGCGGGGCGGGCCGCCGCACAGCGGGTGACCGTGCCGGAGCTGACCGGTCCGCTGCTGGTCACCGCCACCGGCGCCCGCCTGGACCGGCACTCGGTGTTCCGGCTGGTGCGCCGGCTCGCCCGGGCGGCCGGGATCCCGGCGTGGGCGAAGCTGTCGCCGCACTCGCTGCGGCACGCCTTCGCCACCACCGCCCGCGCCGAGGGGGTGCCGCTGGAGGACGTGCAGGACGCCATGGGGCACGCCGATCCCCGCACCACCCGCCGCTACGACCGGGACCGGCACAACCTGGACCGCGACCCGGCGTACGTCATCTGGGCGGCCCGGGCCCGCCGCCGCGGCTGACGGCCCGGACAGCCCACTGCCATGACGCGGTTCGCCGGGTGAGCGCCACTCACCCGGCGAACCGGCCACCGGGGCTCAGCCCCGCGGGCGGGGACAGATGCAGAATGGCTGGCCGATCGGGTCGATCAGCACCACCCACCGCTCGCCGCCAGGCTGGAAGTCCGGCTTCGACGCGCCGGCCGCCACGAACTCCTTCTCGGCCAGGGCCAGGTCGTCCACGTACAGGTCGAGGTGGTAGCGCTTGCCGGCGGTCTCGTCCGGCCAGGTCGGCGGCGCGTAGCCCGGCACCAGCCCGAAGCCGATCGAGACGCCGTCCTTGCTGATCATGGCGTACTCGGCCTGGCTGTGGGTGATCTCCCAACCCAGGGCGCGGTGGTAGAACCCGGCGTGGGCGACCGGGTCGGAACTGTCGAGGTTGACCATGGCGAGGTCGGCGTTGACTGTCATGCCGGCCAGTCTGTCGACAGGATCCTGACACCCTCTGGCAGGTACTCGCGCCGACTTTCGGCAGAGCAGTTCCAGTTGCCGGGGCGCGCGGGACAGGGGCGAGTTTCCTGCGCGCCGGCCCGCGGTTCTCTACGGTCGGGGGTGATGGGCGAGGAGCAGCCCTGGACCCGGCCGGCCCGGCCCCGCCGGCCGGTGCACACCGGTCTGGTGCTGGGCGGCTGGGGGCTGGGCCTGTGTCTGGTCGGAGTGGCCGGTCTGGCCGTCTGGAACGTGCAGGTGGTGCTGCAGGCCAAGGGGCCGGTGCGGCAGACCGCCGAGGACTTCTTCCGGGAGGTCGCCGCCGGCGACACCGACCGGGCCTACGACAGGTTGTGCTCCGACACCCGCAGCCGGTGGAGCCAGGTCGGCTTCGGCAGCTGGGTGCGGACCCCGCCGCAGGTCAACGGCTGGGAGATCACCGACGTGTCAGTG
Proteins encoded:
- a CDS encoding GNAT family N-acetyltransferase, which codes for MPFLATPAVPPGTMAALTQPEIHAEGLLLRPWQPSDRPAVVAAYADPAIQRWHCRSMTDDEAHDWIAAWPDRWRGETGAGWAVLDARNVVGQISLRRVALAEGLAEVSYWVLPDARGRRVATRALTALAAWCFDTLKLHRAELCHSTANVASCRVAGYAGFAAEGTKRREGRHADGWHDMHLHARLAGDL
- a CDS encoding TIGR04222 domain-containing membrane protein; translated protein: MLWGVSGPLFLVDYVTAVAGALAVALSIRSLTGWRTRGAPLTTVELAYLRDRALLACQVGLAALRRAGAVHVGELSTLSVDAPPPARSTPLVRALHAALRQPQTWAALLADPGVARALRRLVGGLVRDGWLLTPAQRRRIALGTLPLFGVAVVGLTRLLESAVEGREAGGPASVVGLLLACVATLLTGWWLCEVPETGAAARRLLRRLRREHAELAPEHRPAWSEHGTDELLTAMALFGPRPLLAVEPAFAQLVGVDPERTRPAASAKRP
- a CDS encoding GNAT family N-acetyltransferase → MRIREFTEADWDQVWPIVEDVITAQETFPYDPAWTSEVAHDVWVERAPGHTVVAEEDGKVLGTAKMGTNRPGPGSHVATASFMVAAHARGRGVGRALAEYALDWASRQGYAAMQFNAVVESNEGAVELYRRLGFAVIGTVPEAFAHPTLGRVGLHVMHRRL
- a CDS encoding cupin domain-containing protein, which produces MRDEPTDLATALAGFDQLWSPRIVTRVNDYDVRIAKVAGEHVWHAHDHTDEFFLVLDGELNIALRDGADATVREVVLPRGAVFVVPRGVEHRPSAPQGASILMFEPSGTSSVGDRHEAVPDHVDATTGHAL
- a CDS encoding MFS transporter; amino-acid sequence: MTHPLRLRSFRLLFLGRTVSAVGDAVVPTALALAVLRATGSTAALAIVLGCAMVPRLLLLPLGGVVADRFDARRVAIGTDLVRCAAQLVVGAELLGGAPALTHIAAASAVGGVASAFAMPTASPLVAGTVEAAGRQRANALMGVTANASRLAGPALAGLLIWTAGPGWAFVLDALSFALSALLLSVIRVRHVPVPRRSIRTDLVLGWREVRSRDWFWSSLLAHGVWNGAAAVLLTLGPVVAVDRLGGEGVWVLLQQGGAVGMLAGSLLAARVRPRRPVLVANLGLATYAAPLLLLAVAAPAPAVITAYCIALTALGFLNPVWETLVQGQFPPQVLARVTSYDWLVSLGAMPIGYALAPLASRAWGPPVPLAVAAALVALACAGTAAVPAVRRLGWPVSAPPAPAETVPAGR
- a CDS encoding MarR family winged helix-turn-helix transcriptional regulator, with the translated sequence MSDRDRIDRHVERWLPVLPDLDPDVEGPVTRMSFLTRQLRAVKERALADLDLQAHEFGTLHALAGRRGRAAPSALAADLGMAPASITARVDALLRRGFVHRIPSSADRRRVDVELTDAGRAAWLRAMDVVGDEERRLLGALDPDERRLLSDLLRRIVLVAERPTG
- a CDS encoding DUF2087 domain-containing protein gives rise to the protein MTAQTLAGALADDRRRLVFAAIVLGDRDAAGVAARTGLSARDVATAVRRLVDAEILADDGAGLRVDGERLRDLARAGGPPSPLPAESPPAAILRTFLRDGVLVRLPAQRGRRRVLLEHIAERSFEPGVRYPERAVDAALRAWCEGGEADHVSLRRYLVDDALLAREHGVYWRPAQP
- a CDS encoding helix-turn-helix transcriptional regulator is translated as MRASRLVSLLLLLQTRRRMTAQELADALEVSVRTVYRDVESLGAAGVPVYADRGPAGGYRLLEGYRTRLTGMTASEAEALFLAGMPGPAAELGLGPVLAAAELKLLAALPDELADRGGRMRQRFHLDAPGWFRDPEPTPHLAALARAVWEDRMVELRYRRWKTPREVTRLLAPLAVVLKAGRWYLVARSGDQLRTYRVAEVLDLVVRDERFDRPGDFDLAAYWREWTDRYERGVYRDEARVRMTVAALEFMTYVFPPAMSRAARAAAGEPDEHGWVHTRVPIESVKQGHVELLKLGAEVEVLAPAELRDRFTATAHALAGLYPAPVDRPPA
- a CDS encoding carboxymuconolactone decarboxylase family protein, whose translation is MTRSDGTPATSDAGYAAALDTAETLLGFRLERFLGPAPGEPVNGDDFKRIATMHAFGDAWPRTEHLDTRTRALVSVTIAATLGVLEPLRGQVRIALNSGARKEEIVEVFIQIAAYAGVARAFDGYQVATEVFAERPAQD
- a CDS encoding tyrosine-type recombinase/integrase, with the protein product MLRSDVPVLPRTSARPALPGGPANFTEAWLRNRRLSEHTRDAYRRDIAGWLSWCAGRGLDPLRANFLDVNAYGRALESTLGVRSGRPLTPATVARRLSALSSWYDFLVKLRAVDANPVSGADRPRIDRDHSATIGLTPEEVDALLAAAEAEAGPTAARNRAAIALLADLGLRVGELVSLNLDDLGAERGHRSVRFVGKGGKVRRRALTPGTAYAVDAYLAGRAAAQRVTVPELTGPLLVTATGARLDRHSVFRLVRRLARAAGIPAWAKLSPHSLRHAFATTARAEGVPLEDVQDAMGHADPRTTRRYDRDRHNLDRDPAYVIWAARARRRG
- a CDS encoding VOC family protein, with product MTVNADLAMVNLDSSDPVAHAGFYHRALGWEITHSQAEYAMISKDGVSIGFGLVPGYAPPTWPDETAGKRYHLDLYVDDLALAEKEFVAAGASKPDFQPGGERWVVLIDPIGQPFCICPRPRG
- a CDS encoding DUF4878 domain-containing protein, which codes for MGEEQPWTRPARPRRPVHTGLVLGGWGLGLCLVGVAGLAVWNVQVVLQAKGPVRQTAEDFFREVAAGDTDRAYDRLCSDTRSRWSQVGFGSWVRTPPQVNGWEITDVSVATLGGRPRGTVTVRVTRDGGDSEERKLPVVQEHGKWRVCGDPF